The Pyxidicoccus sp. MSG2 DNA segment ATCCGGACTCGAGCGCGGCGCGCTTCGCGAGAGAGCGCGCTCCTCCGTCTTCCGACTGACAACGGCGTTGCCGCGCGCCCCGTCCGGCACCACCTTGAAGCGCATCATGGTTCGGGTGCGTGGGTGGTGGTGGCTCATCGGTCTGTCTCTCCTCGCCGGATGCGACGAGGCTCCGCGTGTCGAGCGCGACGAGGATGATTGCCAGGCGGAATTGGTGGCGTTGAGGGTGGAAGTGGTGACGGCGGAGGGGGCTCGCGTCCGGGGCGCCACCGTGACGGCCACCAATGTGACGTCGAACGCGAGCATCACCGGGGTGACGGATGAGCAGGGCGTCACCACCGCCATCAACGAGTCGCTCGCGCCCAGCCCGGTGCGCGTGGTGGCCAACGCCGGCGCCAGGGTGTCTTCCGCCCACCGCGTCGAGTGGACGTGTAACTCCTGTAACTGCGTACCGGAGCCGGCCACCCTGCAGCTCGAGCTGAATCCGTAGGGCCGGGAACCCATCCCTCCTTGCGCGCGGGACTTCCGGGCTTCGCACCGGAGAGGTTGTGCTGCCCCCTTCGCCTGGGGTACGGCTAACGCCATGCGCAACGCCCGCCTGCCTTCCCTGCGTCCCACCGTTTCCGCCTCCAGGGCGACCCGCCAGCCGGGCGTCGCCCCGTGCGCGGGAGGGGGAACGTGTCCGGGCGCAGGACGGGTTTCCCCTCCACGAGGTCATGCCGGCGCGCTACCTCTCGGGTAGGCATCACCGGGTCATCATCATGTCCGCAGACAGCGTGGAACAGCTTCTCCTGTGTGCGCTCTCCGAGCTGACGGAGCGCTACGTCACCCACTCCCAACCCGTGCCCGCGGGCCTGCTGGAGGCCCTGGACGGGGACTCGCGGCGGGGCGCGCGGGAGCTTGCCCGCCGCATCCGGGCGCGGCAGGAGCGCAACCGCTCCGAGGGCCAGCGCCTGCGCCACCTGCTGAAGTTCGAGGTGGAGTTGTGGGAGCAGGGCCTGACGCACGTGGCGGGCGTGGACGAGGCGGGCATGGCGCCGCTGGCTGGCCCGGTGGTGGCCGCCGCGGCGGTGCTGCCGAAGGGCTACCGGCTCAAGGGGCTGGACGACTCGAAGAAGATTCTCGACGCGGAGAAGCGCGAGGAGCTCGCGGTGGCCATCAAACGCGACGCGGTGGCGTGGGCCGTGGGGCGGGCGGAGGTGGAGGAAATCGACCGCATCAACATCTATCACGCGGGCCTGCTGGCCATGCGCCGCGCGGTGGAGGGGCTGGGGTTGAGGCCGGACTTCGTGCTGGTGGACGCGCGGAAGATTCCGGAGTGCCCCTCGCCCCAGCGCGGCATCATCAAGGGGGACACGCTCTCCATGAGCATCGCCGCGGCCTCCATCATCGCGAAGACGACGCGCGACAGGCTGATGGCGGAGCTGGACATGCAGTACCCGGGTTATGGGCTGGCCGCCCACAAGGGCTACCCGACGCCGCAGCACGTGCAGGCGCTGAAGGAGAAGGGCGTGCTGCCCATCCACCGCCGGAGCTTCGCGCCGGTGCGCGAGGCGCTCGGGCTGGGGCCCGCCTCCACGCCCTCCGCGGTGCAGACGGAGTTGTTCCCCGCTATCTCTTCCCGGACGACGACCGAATCGTGAGCTCGGACCAGGACATCGACGTATGGATGG contains these protein-coding regions:
- a CDS encoding carboxypeptidase-like regulatory domain-containing protein, which codes for MVRVRGWWWLIGLSLLAGCDEAPRVERDEDDCQAELVALRVEVVTAEGARVRGATVTATNVTSNASITGVTDEQGVTTAINESLAPSPVRVVANAGARVSSAHRVEWTCNSCNCVPEPATLQLELNP
- a CDS encoding ribonuclease HII, whose translation is MSADSVEQLLLCALSELTERYVTHSQPVPAGLLEALDGDSRRGARELARRIRARQERNRSEGQRLRHLLKFEVELWEQGLTHVAGVDEAGMAPLAGPVVAAAAVLPKGYRLKGLDDSKKILDAEKREELAVAIKRDAVAWAVGRAEVEEIDRINIYHAGLLAMRRAVEGLGLRPDFVLVDARKIPECPSPQRGIIKGDTLSMSIAAASIIAKTTRDRLMAELDMQYPGYGLAAHKGYPTPQHVQALKEKGVLPIHRRSFAPVREALGLGPASTPSAVQTELFPAISSRTTTES